In Eleutherodactylus coqui strain aEleCoq1 chromosome 11, aEleCoq1.hap1, whole genome shotgun sequence, a single window of DNA contains:
- the BDNF gene encoding brain-derived neurotrophic factor, which yields MTILFLTMVISYFSCMKAAPMKEASVRGQSGLAYPGLRTHGTLESIGGPMGSSRGGGLPSLTDTFEHVIEELLEEEQNIRQSEENKDSDMYSSRVMLSTQVPLEPPLLFLLEEYKNYLDAANMSMRVRRHSDPARRGELSVCDSISKWVTAADKKTAIDMAGQTVTVLEKVPVPKGQLKQYFYETKCNPIGYMKEGCRGIDKRYWNSQCRTTQSYVRALTMDSKKKVGWRFIRIDTSCVCTLTIKRGR from the coding sequence ATGACCATCCTTTTCCTTACTATGGTTATTTCATACTTCAGTTGCATGAAAGCTGCCCCTATGAAAGAAGCCAGTGTCAGAGGACAAAGTGGCCTGGCCTATCCGGGTCTTCGGACCCATGGTACTCTGGAGAGCATAGGTGGGCCAATGGGTAGTTCAAGAGGAGGTGGACTTCCATCCCTGACAGATACCTTTGAACATGTCATAGAAGAACTCCTAGAAGAGGAACAAAACATAAGGCAGAGTGAGGAGAACAAGGACTCAGATATGTATTCTTCAAGGGTTATGCTGAGCACTCAAGTGCCTTTGGAGCCCCCTTTGCTTTTTCTTCTTGAGGAGTATAAAAATTACCTGGATGCTGCAAACATGTCCATGAGGGTACGGCGCCACTCCGACCCAGCCAGGCGTGGGGAATTGAGCGTATGTGACAGTATTAGCAAATGGGTGACTGCAGCTGACAAGAAAACTGCCATAGATATGGCTGGTCAAACAGTTACTGTTCTTGAAAAAGTCCCAGTACCGAAGGGTCAACTGAAACAATATTTCTATGAGACCAAATGCAATCCTATTGGCTACATGAAGGAAGGTTGCAGGGGCATCGACAAGAGGTACTGGAACTCGCAATGCCGAACTACCCAGTCTTATGTGCGCGCTCTCACCATGGATAGCAAAAAAAAAGTCGGTTGGCGCTTTATAAGAATAGACACTTCTTGTGTATGCACACTGACCATTAAAAGAGGAAGATAG